Proteins encoded together in one Gemmatimonadota bacterium DH-78 window:
- a CDS encoding amidohydrolase codes for MIRRALAPAAVAVLLAACGSDTPADESADLLVTNARVVTVDDTQPEAEAVAVRGSRILAVGSAAEMESYRGEGTEVIDADGRLVIPGFIEGHGHFTGLGDARMILDLTTVTSWEEIVDMVAAAVADAPAGTLIRGRGWHQEKWTSTPEPQVDGVPHHDALSAVSPDHPVYLTHASGHAAFVNGRALEMAGIDADTPDPAGGTIVRDASGRATGLLRETAAGLASGLGGALTPEEEEARFRRVVELAGAEALSKGVTSFHDAGTGFGTVDGYRNLADAGELPIRLYVMIRAGNEALAANLDDYRLDGHADGFLTVRSIKRSIDGALGSHGAWLLEPYDDLPSSAGLNTAPVDDVAETARLAAEHGYQLNVHAIGDRANREVLDIYERTWQAGGLDGEGLRWRIEHAQHLHPDDIPRFAELGVIAAMQGVHGTSDGPWVPEKLGALRAARGAYMWRALWDSGAIVTNGTDTPVEDVDPIASYYSMVSRMTNTGQKFHPEQALDRMESLKAYTINNAIASFQEDDLGSITPGKYADLVILSKDILAVDEAEIPSAEVDVTILGGRVAYRR; via the coding sequence ATGATCCGCCGCGCCCTTGCCCCCGCCGCCGTCGCCGTCCTGCTCGCCGCGTGCGGCTCCGACACCCCCGCGGACGAGTCCGCCGACCTGCTGGTCACCAACGCCCGGGTGGTCACCGTCGACGACACGCAGCCCGAGGCCGAGGCGGTGGCCGTGCGCGGCAGCCGGATTCTGGCCGTCGGCTCGGCGGCCGAGATGGAGTCTTATCGCGGGGAGGGCACCGAGGTGATCGACGCCGACGGCCGCCTCGTGATTCCCGGCTTCATCGAGGGACACGGCCACTTCACCGGCCTCGGCGACGCGCGGATGATCCTCGACCTGACCACGGTCACGAGCTGGGAGGAGATCGTCGACATGGTGGCAGCGGCCGTCGCCGACGCCCCGGCGGGCACGCTGATTCGGGGCCGCGGCTGGCATCAGGAGAAGTGGACGAGCACGCCCGAGCCCCAGGTGGATGGAGTGCCGCACCACGACGCGCTCTCGGCCGTGTCGCCCGACCACCCGGTCTACCTCACCCACGCCTCCGGGCACGCGGCCTTCGTGAACGGCCGGGCTCTGGAGATGGCCGGCATCGACGCCGACACTCCCGACCCCGCCGGCGGCACGATCGTGCGCGACGCCTCGGGCCGCGCCACCGGGCTGCTGCGCGAGACGGCGGCGGGACTGGCGAGCGGACTCGGAGGCGCACTCACTCCGGAAGAGGAGGAGGCCCGCTTCCGCCGGGTGGTGGAACTCGCCGGGGCGGAGGCTCTCTCCAAGGGCGTCACCTCCTTTCACGATGCGGGCACCGGCTTCGGAACGGTGGACGGGTATCGGAACCTCGCCGACGCCGGCGAACTGCCGATCCGACTGTACGTGATGATCCGAGCGGGGAACGAGGCGCTGGCGGCGAACCTCGACGACTACCGCCTCGACGGGCACGCGGACGGCTTCCTCACGGTGCGGTCGATCAAGCGCTCGATCGACGGGGCCCTCGGGTCGCACGGTGCCTGGCTGCTCGAGCCCTACGACGACCTGCCCTCGAGTGCCGGACTCAACACGGCACCGGTCGACGACGTGGCCGAAACGGCGCGACTCGCCGCCGAGCACGGGTACCAGCTCAACGTGCACGCGATCGGCGATCGGGCGAACCGCGAAGTGCTCGACATCTACGAGCGCACCTGGCAGGCCGGGGGGCTCGACGGCGAGGGGCTGCGCTGGCGCATCGAGCACGCCCAGCACCTCCACCCCGACGACATCCCCCGCTTCGCCGAGCTGGGTGTGATCGCGGCCATGCAGGGCGTGCACGGCACCTCCGACGGCCCCTGGGTGCCGGAGAAGCTCGGCGCGCTGCGGGCGGCGCGCGGCGCCTACATGTGGCGTGCGCTGTGGGACTCCGGGGCGATCGTCACCAACGGTACCGACACCCCCGTGGAGGATGTCGATCCGATCGCCTCCTACTACTCCATGGTCAGCCGGATGACCAACACCGGGCAGAAGTTCCACCCCGAGCAGGCGCTCGACCGCATGGAGTCGCTGAAGGCCTACACGATCAACAACGCGATCGCCTCCTTTCAGGAAGACGATCTGGGGTCCATCACCCCGGGCAAGTACGCCGACCTCGTGATCCTGTCGAAAGACATCCTCGCCGTCGACGAAGCCGAGATCCCCAGCGCCGAGGTGGATGTCACGATCCTCGGGGGTCGGGTGGCCTATCGCCGCTGA
- a CDS encoding aminoacetone oxidase family FAD-binding enzyme, giving the protein MSPTSVVVIGAGAAGLMAAWHAAAAGVRVVLCESTADGGRKILISGGGRCNVLPAVTRPQAYVTSSSPRAMQRLLRAWPLDEQRRFFELELGVPLALEEESNKLFPASNRARDVRDALVEGARGRGVAFRFSSRVIALRRPDGPGRPWIVELAGGDRIEAARVIVATGGLSVPKTGSDGAGLRWMEALGHEMKPTHPALTPLTGDPAHAALAGVSLAVTIRAPGVRPRFSTTGGFLFTHRGYSGPTVLDASHHAILSARRGERQSLTVQWTPADAAEWDEALLDADSGQVSTLLASRLPERLAQRLMREAGVPTDRAVARLRREERRALVAALAEWPIPWTGDEGYRKAEVTGGGVALDQVDLGTLESRVTPGLHLCGEILDAFGPIGGHNFFWAWATGRMAGRAAAAAVATG; this is encoded by the coding sequence ATGTCTCCCACCTCCGTCGTCGTGATCGGGGCCGGCGCCGCCGGCCTGATGGCCGCCTGGCATGCCGCCGCCGCCGGGGTCCGGGTGGTGCTGTGCGAGAGCACCGCCGACGGGGGCCGGAAGATCCTCATCAGCGGGGGTGGACGGTGCAACGTGCTGCCGGCCGTGACCCGACCGCAGGCCTACGTGACCTCGTCGTCGCCGCGCGCGATGCAGCGGTTGCTGCGGGCGTGGCCGCTCGACGAGCAGCGTCGGTTCTTCGAGCTCGAACTCGGCGTGCCCCTCGCGCTCGAGGAGGAGTCGAACAAGCTCTTTCCGGCGTCGAACCGGGCTCGCGATGTGCGCGACGCCCTGGTCGAAGGCGCCCGAGGCCGGGGCGTGGCCTTCCGCTTCTCCTCGCGGGTGATCGCGCTGCGGCGTCCGGACGGACCGGGCCGCCCATGGATCGTCGAACTGGCCGGGGGCGACCGGATCGAAGCCGCGCGGGTGATCGTCGCCACGGGAGGGCTGTCGGTGCCGAAGACGGGCAGCGACGGAGCCGGGTTGCGCTGGATGGAGGCGCTCGGACACGAGATGAAGCCCACGCACCCGGCGCTCACGCCGCTCACCGGAGATCCCGCGCACGCCGCGCTCGCCGGGGTGTCGCTCGCCGTCACGATCCGGGCGCCCGGAGTTCGCCCCCGCTTCTCCACCACCGGGGGGTTCCTCTTCACCCACCGTGGCTACAGTGGCCCGACCGTGCTCGACGCGTCGCATCACGCCATTCTCTCGGCCCGGCGAGGGGAGCGGCAGTCGCTGACGGTGCAGTGGACTCCGGCCGATGCGGCGGAGTGGGACGAGGCGCTGCTCGACGCCGACTCGGGGCAGGTGAGCACCCTGCTCGCGTCGCGGCTGCCCGAGCGTCTGGCCCAGCGGTTGATGCGGGAGGCGGGGGTGCCCACCGATCGCGCGGTGGCCCGACTCCGACGTGAGGAACGTCGCGCCCTGGTGGCGGCGCTCGCCGAGTGGCCGATCCCCTGGACGGGCGACGAGGGGTACAGGAAGGCCGAGGTGACCGGGGGCGGGGTGGCGCTGGATCAGGTCGACCTCGGCACCCTCGAGAGTCGCGTCACTCCGGGACTGCACCTCTGCGGCGAGATCCTGGACGCCTTCGGACCGATCGGCGGGCACAACTTCTTCTGGGCCTGGGCCACGGGGCGGATGGCGGGTCGGGCTGCGGCCGCGGCGGTCGCGACCGGGTAG
- a CDS encoding tripartite tricarboxylate transporter substrate-binding protein produces MHLPRAREPALPSHPPSPVHRVARGPLPRLGAGEPARGRRPALWATAAVVLAAGCAPAGPRGWECFAPANAGGGWDLTCRTAARALEDLGLSPGPVRTTNLPGAGGGVAMARAITRRADDPGLIVAASTGTTLRLAQEQYGRMRTDDVRWIGALAAEYGIVAVAADAPWRDLRSLLGDWAADPDGIVASGGSAVAGQDHMKLLLLARAAGMDPLRIRYIPFDGGGEAQTALLGGFVQVFSGEASEVEGQVAAGNLRILAVLAPRRLDGALASVPTAREQGYAVDWITWRGFFIPREVADSVADRWVSVLDSVGRSDRWVEERARYRLRPFHLVGAEFESFVQAQVAEFRALSQDLGLLPPDER; encoded by the coding sequence GTGCACCTTCCCCGAGCCCGGGAGCCCGCCCTGCCGTCGCACCCGCCGTCGCCCGTCCACCGGGTCGCCCGCGGCCCGCTCCCCCGTCTCGGAGCGGGCGAACCGGCGCGCGGCCGACGCCCCGCTCTATGGGCGACCGCGGCGGTCGTCCTCGCCGCCGGCTGCGCTCCGGCCGGCCCCCGCGGATGGGAGTGCTTCGCGCCGGCGAACGCCGGGGGCGGGTGGGACCTCACCTGCCGCACCGCCGCCCGCGCACTCGAGGATCTGGGGTTGTCGCCGGGTCCGGTGCGTACCACGAATCTTCCGGGTGCGGGCGGTGGGGTGGCGATGGCCCGCGCGATCACGCGGCGCGCGGACGACCCCGGGCTGATCGTTGCGGCCTCGACCGGCACCACCCTGCGACTCGCGCAGGAGCAGTACGGTCGCATGCGAACCGACGACGTGCGCTGGATCGGCGCCCTCGCCGCCGAGTACGGGATCGTCGCCGTCGCCGCCGACGCGCCCTGGCGGGACCTCCGCTCCCTGCTGGGCGACTGGGCGGCCGACCCCGACGGCATCGTCGCCAGCGGCGGCAGCGCGGTCGCGGGTCAGGACCACATGAAACTGCTCCTGCTCGCCCGAGCCGCGGGCATGGACCCGCTGCGCATCCGCTACATCCCCTTCGACGGGGGTGGCGAGGCGCAGACCGCGCTGCTCGGCGGCTTCGTCCAGGTGTTCTCGGGCGAGGCGAGCGAAGTGGAAGGGCAGGTGGCGGCGGGCAACCTCCGAATCCTCGCGGTGCTGGCGCCCCGACGGCTCGACGGCGCCCTCGCATCGGTGCCCACCGCCCGCGAGCAGGGGTACGCGGTGGACTGGATCACCTGGCGCGGCTTCTTCATTCCCCGCGAAGTGGCCGATTCGGTCGCCGACCGCTGGGTGAGCGTGCTCGATTCGGTGGGCCGGTCCGACCGATGGGTGGAGGAGCGCGCCCGCTACCGCCTGCGTCCGTTCCACCTCGTGGGAGCCGAGTTCGAGAGCTTCGTGCAGGCGCAGGTGGCCGAGTTCCGCGCGCTGTCGCAGGACCTCGGGCTGCTCCCGCCCGACGAGCGATGA
- a CDS encoding tripartite tricarboxylate transporter TctB family protein — protein MTVPRDRAWGIALVAFGVATAALALRFRVAFVTDPLGPRAFPWLASGFLFFAGIALFRRPGDHGPWPEAPVRRRLLLLVAVLVAWSALLPWLGFVLPTAGATGALARLFGAPWTPGLAAGTGLALALHLLFVFALGFPIAAWPWG, from the coding sequence ATGACCGTGCCCCGCGACCGCGCCTGGGGGATCGCACTGGTGGCGTTCGGCGTCGCGACGGCCGCCCTCGCGCTCCGCTTCCGGGTGGCGTTCGTCACCGACCCCCTCGGCCCCCGGGCCTTTCCGTGGCTCGCATCCGGCTTCCTCTTTTTCGCCGGGATCGCGCTGTTTCGGCGCCCGGGAGACCACGGGCCCTGGCCCGAGGCGCCCGTGCGCCGTCGGCTGCTGCTGCTGGTCGCGGTGCTGGTCGCCTGGTCGGCCCTGCTGCCCTGGCTGGGTTTCGTGCTCCCGACCGCGGGGGCCACCGGGGCCCTCGCGCGCCTGTTCGGGGCCCCCTGGACCCCGGGACTCGCGGCGGGCACCGGCCTCGCGCTGGCGCTCCACCTTCTCTTCGTGTTCGCGCTCGGCTTTCCGATCGCGGCCTGGCCGTGGGGCTGA
- a CDS encoding tripartite tricarboxylate transporter permease — MESLQLLAGGFAVALQPLNLALVLVGAVVGTGVGMLPGIGPINAIALLLPLIFAAGLPPESALILLAGIYYGSQYGNSISTILLNVPGTPSAVVTAIDGYAATRAGRAGPALAISAIASFTGGTLSIFGLVLLAPALSRWALRFGPAEYVALMVFAFVALSSLAGRSVPKALAATGFGLLLASVGLDPQTSIARYSFGQLGLLDGIDFLVATLGLFAVSEVLTLAEDTALGERVSRSWGRVRVSAEELARSGWTMVRSGVLGFLVGVLPGAGGTVAAFLAYSTEQRISDTEGTFGTGDLRGVAAPESANNAAANGAMIPLLTLGVPGSGTTAVLLGALLALNVTPGPLLVAERPEIFWGLVASMYIGNVALLVLNLPLVGLFVRVLDVPRWFLIPGVAVLSYTSVYAVTGSAFDLGILTALGVVGWAMRKGDFPLAPVILGLVLGPLLENNLRRSLSLSGGDWSVLASSPIAVGLWIAAAAALGLPIVAARLRRRVASVR; from the coding sequence ATGGAGTCCCTCCAACTTCTCGCGGGCGGCTTCGCCGTGGCCCTCCAGCCGCTCAACCTGGCGCTGGTGCTGGTCGGAGCCGTGGTGGGCACCGGGGTCGGCATGCTGCCGGGGATCGGGCCGATCAATGCGATCGCCCTGCTCCTGCCGCTGATCTTCGCCGCGGGGCTGCCCCCCGAGTCCGCACTGATCCTGCTGGCGGGCATCTACTACGGATCCCAGTACGGCAACTCGATCAGCACGATCCTGCTGAACGTGCCCGGCACTCCCTCGGCGGTGGTGACCGCGATCGACGGGTACGCGGCCACGCGCGCCGGCCGGGCCGGGCCGGCACTCGCGATCAGCGCCATCGCCTCGTTCACCGGGGGCACGCTGTCGATCTTCGGCCTGGTGCTGCTGGCGCCCGCCCTGTCGCGGTGGGCTCTTCGCTTCGGCCCCGCCGAGTACGTGGCGCTGATGGTCTTCGCCTTCGTGGCCCTCTCCTCGCTCGCGGGGCGCTCGGTGCCGAAGGCGCTCGCCGCCACCGGGTTCGGACTCCTGCTGGCCTCCGTCGGGCTCGATCCCCAGACCTCGATCGCCCGCTACTCCTTCGGCCAGCTCGGCCTGCTCGACGGCATCGACTTCCTCGTGGCCACCCTCGGCCTGTTCGCGGTGAGCGAGGTGCTCACGCTCGCTGAAGACACCGCCCTGGGCGAGCGGGTGTCGCGCAGCTGGGGCCGGGTGCGGGTGAGTGCGGAAGAACTCGCGCGGAGCGGATGGACGATGGTCCGCAGCGGGGTACTGGGCTTCCTGGTCGGCGTGCTGCCCGGAGCCGGAGGGACCGTGGCCGCCTTCCTCGCCTACAGCACCGAACAGCGCATCTCCGACACCGAGGGCACCTTCGGCACGGGCGACCTGCGCGGCGTGGCCGCCCCGGAATCGGCGAACAACGCGGCCGCCAACGGCGCCATGATCCCCCTGCTCACCCTGGGCGTGCCGGGCAGCGGTACAACCGCGGTGCTGCTCGGGGCACTGCTCGCGCTCAACGTCACCCCCGGCCCCCTGCTCGTGGCCGAGCGCCCCGAGATCTTCTGGGGACTGGTGGCGTCGATGTACATCGGCAACGTCGCACTGCTCGTGCTCAACCTTCCGCTGGTGGGACTCTTCGTGCGGGTGCTCGACGTACCGCGCTGGTTCCTGATCCCCGGTGTGGCCGTGCTCAGCTACACCTCGGTGTACGCGGTGACCGGGAGCGCCTTCGATCTGGGCATCCTCACCGCTCTCGGGGTGGTGGGCTGGGCCATGCGCAAAGGCGACTTCCCCCTCGCGCCCGTGATCCTCGGGCTGGTGCTGGGGCCCCTTCTGGAAAACAACCTGAGACGCTCGCTCAGCCTCTCCGGCGGTGACTGGAGCGTGCTCGCATCGAGTCCGATCGCGGTCGGGCTCTGGATCGCGGCGGCTGCGGCTCTGGGACTCCCGATCGTCGCCGCACGGCTGCGCAGGCGCGTGGCGAGCGTGCGGTAG
- a CDS encoding biosynthetic peptidoglycan transglycosylase — translation MKRRTRTIRRIVLKGLAVVIGLPFLAWLLLPWPIALKWNDPERTSFMKYRIAQAAEKGEDFELRHEWIPLAQMSTEIPRAVILAEDQRFRLHGGVDWEALGEELDYDGEPPFSWLSPADWAAVGRAVRRGWSERSEVKGRSTLTQQLAKNLYFTPERSLRRKVGEFVVAQRLEWFLDKDRILEVYLNTAEFGPGIFGVEAASRAYFGVGASRLDRWQAATLAATLPHPLTSNPTTRPGEMSWRRDRILGMMGGR, via the coding sequence ATGAAACGACGGACTCGCACCATCAGGCGGATCGTCCTCAAGGGGCTCGCGGTGGTCATCGGGCTGCCCTTCCTGGCGTGGCTTCTGCTTCCCTGGCCGATCGCCCTGAAGTGGAACGACCCCGAGCGGACTTCGTTCATGAAGTATCGCATCGCACAGGCCGCCGAGAAGGGGGAGGACTTCGAGCTTCGCCACGAGTGGATCCCGCTCGCGCAGATGTCGACGGAGATCCCGCGGGCGGTGATTCTGGCCGAAGACCAGCGCTTCCGCCTCCACGGCGGGGTGGATTGGGAGGCGCTCGGCGAGGAACTCGACTACGACGGTGAGCCCCCCTTCTCCTGGCTGAGCCCCGCGGACTGGGCCGCGGTGGGGCGGGCCGTGCGGCGGGGGTGGTCGGAGCGATCGGAGGTGAAGGGGCGCAGCACCCTCACCCAGCAGCTCGCGAAGAACCTCTACTTCACGCCGGAGCGCTCGCTTCGCCGCAAGGTGGGCGAGTTCGTGGTGGCGCAGCGCCTCGAGTGGTTCCTCGACAAGGACCGGATTCTCGAGGTGTACCTCAACACCGCCGAGTTCGGCCCCGGCATCTTCGGGGTGGAAGCGGCGAGTCGAGCCTATTTCGGCGTGGGAGCATCGCGCCTCGACCGCTGGCAGGCGGCCACCCTGGCGGCCACCCTTCCCCATCCGCTCACCTCCAACCCGACCACCCGACCCGGTGAGATGTCGTGGCGACGCGACCGCATTCTGGGCATGATGGGGGGACGATGA
- a CDS encoding calcium/sodium antiporter, whose translation MTTPLVGDLVSTLVGLVVLTLGADLLVRGASALASRAGIPPLLVGLTVVALGTSAPEIAVSLDAAMGGRGDVALGNVVGSNIFNVLFILGASALAAPLVVKSQLVRLDVPVMVAVSALPLLLGLDGAISRGDGGLLLVLMAAYVAVLALLARRGEGHDAIDVDAVATPSSSPLLDLAFALGGLVLLVLGADALVEGATALARAAGVSELVVGLTVVAAGTSLPELATSLVASLRGQRDLAVGNVVGSNIFNVLAVLGTGAAVSGGLEVAPGLLRFDFPVMLAVGLACLPVFMTGAAITRVEGAVFLAYYLIYAIYLGLHTADHPFQEEFGIAVLGVVLPLTIAVAAAMWLRGPEDETVGGAG comes from the coding sequence GTGACGACGCCCCTGGTCGGCGACCTCGTCTCCACCCTCGTCGGACTCGTGGTGCTCACCCTCGGGGCCGACCTCCTGGTGCGCGGCGCCTCGGCCCTCGCATCGCGAGCCGGCATCCCGCCGCTCCTGGTGGGACTCACCGTGGTCGCCCTGGGCACCTCCGCCCCCGAGATCGCGGTCAGCCTCGACGCGGCCATGGGGGGGCGCGGCGATGTCGCCCTCGGCAACGTGGTGGGCAGCAACATCTTCAACGTGCTGTTCATTCTGGGGGCGAGCGCGCTGGCGGCTCCGCTGGTGGTGAAGAGCCAGCTCGTGCGGCTCGACGTACCGGTGATGGTGGCCGTGTCGGCGCTGCCTCTGCTCTTGGGCCTCGACGGGGCGATCTCGCGCGGCGACGGCGGACTGCTGCTGGTGCTCATGGCGGCGTACGTGGCGGTACTCGCCCTGCTCGCCCGCCGAGGCGAGGGACACGACGCCATCGACGTCGACGCCGTCGCGACGCCCTCCTCGTCGCCGCTGCTCGACCTCGCCTTCGCCCTCGGCGGTCTCGTGCTGCTCGTGCTCGGGGCCGACGCCCTCGTCGAGGGCGCCACGGCTCTCGCGCGCGCCGCCGGGGTGAGCGAGCTGGTGGTGGGGCTGACGGTGGTGGCGGCCGGCACCTCGCTTCCCGAGCTGGCGACCTCGCTGGTGGCCAGTCTGCGAGGCCAGCGGGATCTGGCCGTCGGCAACGTCGTGGGCAGCAACATCTTCAACGTGCTCGCCGTGCTCGGAACCGGCGCCGCCGTGTCGGGAGGCCTCGAAGTCGCGCCCGGACTGCTCCGCTTCGACTTCCCCGTCATGCTGGCCGTGGGGCTCGCCTGTCTGCCCGTCTTCATGACCGGGGCCGCCATCACCCGGGTCGAGGGCGCGGTCTTCCTCGCCTACTACCTGATCTACGCGATCTATCTGGGACTCCACACCGCCGACCATCCCTTCCAGGAGGAGTTCGGTATCGCAGTGCTCGGCGTGGTACTGCCGCTCACGATCGCGGTCGCGGCGGCGATGTGGCTGCGGGGGCCGGAGGACGAGACGGTGGGCGGCGCGGGGTAG
- a CDS encoding MFS transporter — translation MTSQRDARKAVQGWALYDFANSAYTTLIVTFIYSVYFTQQVAPDGITGTALWSRGVTVTAVLVALLSPVLGALADRGGLRRPLLLASTAITVVGVAALFLPGPGEVALALGIFIVSNVAYELCGVFYNSYLPEIAPPDKIGRVSGYGWALGYLGGLLAMAVALVVFVLPDPPHFGLDASTGEHIRATTLLVAGWFGVLSIPMFLWVKEPRPVADRPAVGALVRGAFAQLGATFGELRRYRQIVRLLAARMVYNEGLVTIFAFGPIFAAETFGFTLTEVMYWGLALNVTAGLGAFAMGFLDDRLGGRRTLFVTLVGLFVGALWAVTADSKTSLYLAGLWVGIFVGPNQAASRSLLGRFVPREKETEFFGFFAFSGKAIAFMGPLLLGIVTEVTGSQRWGMATILAFFVIGGLLLATVDEAEGRATARGQG, via the coding sequence ATGACCTCGCAGCGAGACGCGCGGAAGGCCGTGCAGGGGTGGGCGCTCTACGACTTCGCCAACTCGGCGTACACCACCCTGATCGTCACCTTCATCTACTCGGTCTACTTCACACAGCAGGTCGCACCCGACGGCATCACCGGCACCGCGCTCTGGTCGCGCGGGGTGACGGTCACGGCCGTGCTCGTAGCCCTGCTCTCACCCGTGCTCGGCGCCCTGGCCGACCGCGGCGGGTTGCGCCGGCCGCTCCTGCTCGCGTCGACCGCGATCACCGTGGTGGGGGTGGCGGCGCTCTTCCTGCCCGGACCGGGCGAGGTGGCGCTGGCGCTCGGCATCTTCATCGTCAGCAACGTCGCCTACGAGCTGTGCGGGGTCTTCTACAACTCCTACCTGCCCGAGATCGCGCCGCCCGACAAGATCGGTCGCGTGTCGGGCTACGGGTGGGCGCTCGGCTATCTGGGCGGGCTGCTGGCCATGGCGGTGGCGCTCGTGGTGTTCGTGCTGCCCGATCCGCCGCACTTCGGGCTCGACGCGAGCACCGGCGAGCACATTCGAGCGACCACGCTGCTGGTGGCCGGCTGGTTCGGCGTGCTGAGCATTCCGATGTTCCTGTGGGTGAAGGAGCCGCGTCCGGTGGCCGATCGCCCCGCGGTCGGCGCCCTGGTGCGAGGGGCGTTCGCCCAGCTCGGAGCCACCTTCGGGGAGCTGCGGCGCTACCGTCAGATCGTGCGACTGCTGGCGGCGCGGATGGTCTACAACGAAGGGCTCGTCACGATCTTCGCCTTCGGCCCGATCTTCGCGGCCGAGACCTTCGGCTTCACCCTCACCGAGGTGATGTACTGGGGCCTCGCCCTGAACGTCACCGCGGGGCTCGGCGCCTTCGCGATGGGCTTTCTCGACGACCGGCTGGGGGGCCGTCGCACCCTCTTCGTCACGCTGGTCGGCCTCTTCGTCGGGGCGCTGTGGGCGGTCACCGCCGACTCCAAGACGAGCCTCTATCTGGCCGGGCTGTGGGTGGGGATCTTCGTCGGGCCGAACCAGGCGGCCAGCCGCAGTCTGCTCGGCCGCTTCGTGCCCCGGGAGAAGGAGACGGAGTTTTTCGGCTTCTTCGCGTTCTCCGGGAAGGCGATCGCCTTCATGGGGCCGCTCCTGCTCGGCATCGTGACCGAGGTGACCGGGTCGCAGCGGTGGGGCATGGCCACGATCCTCGCCTTCTTCGTGATCGGGGGACTCCTGCTCGCCACCGTCGACGAAGCGGAGGGACGCGCGACCGCGCGAGGGCAGGGGTAG
- a CDS encoding SDR family NAD(P)-dependent oxidoreductase: MTPNRIRGRTVLVTGATAGIGASCARAFAREGARVVATGRRTERLEALASELRAEHGAEVWTGSLDVRDRAAVESFRDDLRAEGVLPDVVINNAGKARGMDPLQSGDPDDWDEMIDTNVKGLLWVTRAFLPAMIEADRGHVVNIGSIAGRWTYPSGNVYCGTKYAVVALTEGLNMDLAGTRVRVSSVDPGLVETEFSEVRFHGDSERAESVYRGYTPLSPDDVADAVLYVVNAPEHVDVFNLVLMPTDQRHATIVHKTDPAVEPPPADASPV; this comes from the coding sequence GTGACTCCGAACCGCATCCGGGGGCGCACCGTGCTCGTCACCGGCGCCACGGCCGGCATCGGCGCATCGTGCGCGCGCGCCTTCGCCCGGGAGGGTGCCCGGGTCGTGGCCACCGGGCGTCGAACCGAACGGCTCGAGGCGCTGGCCTCCGAGCTCCGCGCCGAGCACGGCGCCGAGGTGTGGACGGGCTCGCTCGACGTGCGCGACCGGGCGGCGGTGGAGTCGTTTCGCGACGACCTCCGCGCCGAAGGGGTCTTGCCCGACGTGGTGATCAACAACGCCGGCAAGGCGCGGGGCATGGACCCCCTCCAGTCGGGCGACCCCGACGACTGGGACGAGATGATCGACACCAACGTGAAGGGGCTGCTCTGGGTCACGCGCGCCTTCCTGCCGGCGATGATCGAGGCCGACCGGGGACACGTGGTGAACATCGGGAGCATCGCCGGACGCTGGACCTACCCCAGCGGCAACGTCTACTGCGGTACGAAGTACGCGGTGGTCGCCCTCACCGAGGGGCTGAACATGGACCTCGCGGGCACCCGCGTGCGCGTGTCGAGCGTCGACCCGGGCCTGGTCGAGACGGAGTTCAGCGAGGTGCGCTTTCACGGCGACAGCGAGCGCGCCGAGTCGGTCTACCGGGGCTACACCCCGCTGTCGCCCGACGACGTGGCCGACGCCGTACTCTACGTGGTGAACGCCCCGGAGCACGTGGACGTCTTCAACCTCGTGTTGATGCCCACCGACCAGCGCCACGCCACGATCGTTCACAAGACGGATCCCGCGGTGGAGCCGCCGCCGGCGGACGCGAGTCCGGTTTGA